In Camelina sativa cultivar DH55 chromosome 13, Cs, whole genome shotgun sequence, the genomic window TATTAGAAAATAGCTGTAGGTGAACAATACAAATATAATAGGGgttaaaaaaatacaagtaacccaggcaaaaaaaaaacaaaaggtctaAATGGGCTTACTCATTGAAATTAAGCCCACATTAGGCCCAAACAATTCATATAGTCGTCTCATTCTCATAGATCATTCCACCCACTCGCCATTGTTTCCGTTGGAAGCTCTTTGAAAACACTCCTCCCTTCGAATTCTCCGTCCCTTTCTCTCTCACTAGATCGAATCGGCAATGGCTGCTTCCAGCTCCGTTTTCACAGCGTCCTCGTCGCGAAACCATGCGACTATCCCTCTTCATCAGTCACTATCTCCACCATTGCTCAGATCGAGCTCCGTCGCGTTTCGTCCCAAACGCCGATCCAGCTCGCTCGTCTTGTGCTCCACTGATGAATCAAAGAGCACCGCAGAGGAAAAAGAGATCCCAATTGAACTCAGTAATTTTCCACTCCATTGCATTCTGATTCACAaatcaagtttcaatttttttttttttaatttctaaaatcttCAATCTTTTAAGGGTATGAGGCATTTCCAACGGTGATGGACATCAATAAGATACAAGAGATTTTGCCTCACAGGTGAACATTATatgagaaaaagacaaaaaaaaatctgttttttgtAAGCTGAAGTTTGTTGTATTGCGATTTCTGAAATCTGATTCATTCTGATTTGTGGATTTTTGTTGTGTAGATTCCCGTTTCTGTTAGTGGATAGAGTGATAGAGTACACGGCTGGTGTATCTGCTGTAGCTATTAAGAACGTTACAATCAATGATAATTTCTTTCCTGGACATTTCCCTGAGAGGCCTATAATGCCTGGAGTTCTCATGGTTGAGGTGTTATTACATTGCCCCTCTTCGTACTCCAaaagtttcagtcttttttGCATA contains:
- the LOC104735024 gene encoding uncharacterized protein LOC104735024, with the protein product MAASSSVFTASSSRNHATIPLHQSLSPPLLRSSSVAFRPKRRSSSLVLCSTDESKSTAEEKEIPIELRYEAFPTVMDINKIQEILPHRFPFLLVDRVIEYTAGVSAVAIKNVTINDNFFPGHFPERPIMPGVLMVEAMAQVGGIVMLQPEVGGSKSNFFFAGIDKVRFRKPVIAGDTLVMRMTLVKLQKRFGIAKMEGKAYVGNSVVCEGEFLMAMGKEE